A stretch of the Dechloromonas sp. TW-R-39-2 genome encodes the following:
- a CDS encoding HyaD/HybD family hydrogenase maturation endopeptidase encodes MNSKRILVLGIGNLLWADEGFGVRCVEALNAGWVFPPQVELMDGGTQGLYLLPYVQEADCLLVFDAVDYGDEPGMLREVVGDQVPRFMGVKKMSLHQTGFQEVLMAAELTGKLPAELVLVGVQPVELEDYGGSLRDAVKAQMPAALEIAFKWLAHWGATPDARTGLAERINNPALAIDLYEGERPPADQAYRLGDARFLNMEAS; translated from the coding sequence ATGAATTCCAAACGCATTCTGGTCCTTGGTATCGGCAACCTGCTATGGGCCGATGAAGGTTTTGGCGTGCGCTGTGTCGAGGCGCTCAACGCCGGCTGGGTATTCCCGCCGCAGGTCGAGCTGATGGATGGCGGAACGCAGGGCCTCTACTTGCTGCCCTATGTTCAAGAAGCCGACTGTCTGCTCGTCTTTGACGCGGTCGACTATGGCGATGAGCCGGGAATGCTGCGTGAAGTGGTCGGCGATCAAGTGCCGCGTTTCATGGGCGTCAAGAAAATGAGCCTGCACCAGACCGGTTTCCAGGAAGTCCTGATGGCCGCCGAACTGACCGGCAAACTGCCGGCCGAGTTGGTGCTGGTCGGCGTTCAGCCGGTCGAGCTTGAGGATTACGGCGGCAGCCTGCGCGATGCGGTCAAGGCACAGATGCCGGCCGCGCTGGAGATCGCTTTCAAATGGCTGGCGCATTGGGGCGCCACGCCCGACGCGCGAACCGGCCTGGCCGAGCGGATCAACAACCCGGCGCTGGCCATCGACCTGTATGAAGGCGAGCGGCCACCGGCTGATCAGGCTTATCGGCTCGGCGACGCGCGTTTCCTCAACATGGAAGCCTCCTGA
- the hypC gene encoding HypC/HybG/HupF family hydrogenase formation chaperone produces MCLGIPVQVIECGEHFARCQGRHGDELRIDLSLVGQQAPGTWLLCFLDAAREVIPAERAASICAALAALEAVGTGETNFDAFFADLNREPQLPEFLRTNKS; encoded by the coding sequence ATGTGCCTCGGCATTCCGGTTCAAGTCATCGAGTGCGGCGAACACTTCGCCCGCTGCCAGGGGCGGCATGGCGACGAGCTGAGGATCGACCTCAGCCTGGTCGGCCAGCAGGCACCGGGCACCTGGCTGCTCTGCTTTCTCGACGCCGCACGCGAAGTGATTCCGGCCGAGCGGGCCGCATCGATCTGTGCGGCACTTGCCGCGCTGGAAGCCGTCGGCACCGGAGAAACCAATTTCGATGCTTTTTTCGCTGATCTGAATCGCGAACCCCAACTCCCCGAATTCCTGAGGACGAACAAATCATGA
- the hypF gene encoding carbamoyltransferase HypF, with translation MSGQLIRIRGLVQGVGFRPCVWRLARELGLRGWVRNDGGGISVAVDGAGVAEFVARLQCDKPPLARIDGIAIEPMEVSGEGFSILDSAPGEIRTAIGPDAAICPACIADICNPQSRRWRYAFTTCTHCGPRFTVSRALPYDRAQTSLAAFPLCAACAEEYGELPATDAADFTVDRRFHAETTCCPACGPQLALLDAMGKVQTGDPLAATLALLQAGKIVALKGLGGFHLACDAHNAAAVIELRRRKQREAKPFAVMGLNPAALAAHARIGSAELDLLRSPAAPIVLCPKAADELPGIAPDLAWLGVMLPFTPLHLLLWHEAAGRPAGTAWLDEPAEMLLVMTSANPHGEPLVIDNAEAVERLAGIADAFLVHDRAIVMRCDDSVLRTGHQGTHFIRRARGYVPQPIPLAESGPTVLALGGYLKNTVCVMKGGEAYLSQHVGSLDNVAAIGFLEETVRHLLAILDVRPELIAHDLHPDFASTRLAQALADEFGVPALAVGHHQAHLAAICAEHGVNKPITGIAIDGVGLGPEGGLWGGELLRLDGISAHRLGHLKTLCLPGGDRAAREPWRMAVSFLHGAGLAERIPDWLARCHPGRDAGPLLTMLDRQLRCPPTSSLGRWFDAAAALLGLCGEVRYEGQAAMQLEGLAAGHGPVAPLPEGFVIADGVLDLTPLLSTLLDCHDPAYGAALFHATLAAGLAQWVIIGNAAFAAVDREKSGKIAVAGGCAMNAVLIDALRRQLAAVGLDLLEARQAPPNDGGLALGQAWVGRRMFKEKQC, from the coding sequence ATGAGCGGCCAGCTGATCCGCATTCGCGGTCTCGTTCAAGGCGTCGGGTTTCGTCCCTGCGTCTGGCGGCTGGCCAGAGAACTGGGTTTGCGCGGCTGGGTGCGCAACGATGGCGGTGGTATCAGTGTCGCGGTCGACGGTGCCGGCGTGGCCGAATTCGTCGCCCGGCTGCAGTGCGACAAGCCGCCGCTGGCGCGCATCGACGGGATAGCCATCGAACCGATGGAAGTCAGCGGCGAAGGTTTCAGCATTCTGGATAGCGCACCCGGCGAGATTCGCACGGCCATTGGGCCGGATGCGGCCATCTGCCCGGCCTGCATCGCCGATATCTGCAATCCGCAAAGTCGGCGCTGGCGCTATGCCTTCACGACCTGCACGCACTGCGGGCCGCGCTTCACGGTCAGCCGGGCGCTTCCCTACGACCGGGCGCAGACCAGTCTGGCGGCGTTTCCGTTGTGCGCTGCCTGCGCCGAGGAATATGGCGAACTGCCGGCGACGGATGCGGCGGATTTCACGGTCGACCGCCGTTTTCATGCCGAAACCACCTGCTGCCCGGCCTGCGGGCCGCAACTCGCCTTGCTCGATGCAATGGGCAAGGTACAGACCGGCGATCCGCTGGCTGCAACCCTGGCCTTGCTGCAAGCCGGAAAGATTGTTGCGCTCAAGGGACTGGGTGGTTTTCATCTGGCCTGCGATGCGCACAATGCGGCGGCGGTGATCGAGCTGCGCCGGCGCAAACAGCGCGAGGCCAAACCCTTCGCCGTGATGGGCCTGAATCCGGCGGCGCTCGCTGCCCATGCCCGGATCGGTTCGGCCGAGCTGGATTTGCTGCGCTCGCCGGCGGCGCCGATCGTGCTTTGTCCCAAGGCGGCTGATGAATTGCCCGGCATTGCGCCGGATCTGGCCTGGCTTGGCGTGATGTTGCCGTTCACGCCATTGCATCTGCTGCTCTGGCACGAAGCGGCCGGTCGGCCGGCTGGCACGGCGTGGCTGGATGAGCCGGCCGAAATGCTGCTAGTCATGACCAGCGCCAACCCGCACGGCGAGCCGCTGGTTATCGATAACGCCGAAGCCGTCGAGCGTCTGGCCGGGATTGCCGATGCCTTTCTGGTCCATGACCGGGCAATCGTCATGCGCTGCGATGACTCGGTGCTGCGCACCGGGCACCAGGGGACGCACTTCATCCGCCGGGCGCGCGGCTATGTACCGCAGCCGATACCTCTCGCCGAGAGCGGCCCGACGGTGCTGGCACTGGGCGGCTACCTGAAAAATACGGTCTGTGTCATGAAAGGCGGCGAAGCCTACCTGTCGCAGCATGTCGGCAGCCTCGACAATGTCGCGGCCATCGGTTTCCTGGAAGAAACGGTCAGGCATCTACTGGCCATACTCGATGTGCGTCCCGAACTGATCGCCCACGATTTGCACCCCGATTTCGCCTCGACCCGACTGGCTCAGGCCTTGGCTGACGAGTTCGGCGTTCCGGCGCTGGCTGTTGGGCATCATCAGGCACATCTGGCGGCGATTTGTGCCGAACATGGCGTTAATAAGCCGATAACCGGTATTGCCATCGATGGTGTCGGGCTGGGACCGGAGGGTGGCTTGTGGGGCGGCGAGTTGCTGCGTCTGGATGGCATTTCCGCTCACCGCCTTGGCCACCTCAAAACGCTGTGTTTGCCGGGCGGCGATCGCGCGGCGCGCGAGCCGTGGCGGATGGCGGTTTCCTTCCTGCACGGCGCGGGGCTCGCTGAGCGCATTCCCGACTGGCTGGCGCGTTGCCATCCGGGGCGCGATGCCGGGCCGTTGTTGACCATGCTCGACCGTCAGTTGCGCTGCCCGCCGACCAGTAGTCTCGGGCGCTGGTTCGATGCCGCCGCTGCCCTGCTCGGCCTGTGCGGTGAAGTGCGCTACGAAGGGCAGGCCGCGATGCAGCTGGAAGGGCTGGCCGCCGGGCATGGTCCGGTCGCCCCTTTGCCGGAAGGATTTGTGATTGCCGATGGCGTGCTCGATTTGACGCCGCTACTGAGCACTTTGCTCGATTGCCATGATCCGGCCTACGGTGCCGCGCTGTTCCACGCCACGCTGGCAGCCGGGCTGGCACAATGGGTGATCATCGGAAATGCCGCGTTTGCTGCGGTCGACCGCGAAAAATCAGGGAAAATCGCGGTTGCCGGTGGCTGTGCGATGAACGCAGTGTTGATCGATGCCTTGCGTCGGCAACTGGCGGCGGTTGGATTGGACTTGCTTGAAGCCCGTCAGGCACCGCCGAACGACGGTGGTCTGGCGCTCGGTCAGGCCTGGGTGGGACGGCGCATGTTCAAGGAAAAGCAATGTTGA
- the hypD gene encoding hydrogenase formation protein HypD, which yields MKYIDEFRDGEVAKGLAEAIRREANPARNYHFMEFCGGHTHAISRYGVSDLLPANVKMIHGPGCPVCVLPIGRVDQAIRLAVEQGVMLCTYGDCLRVPASDGLSLMKAKARGGDIRMVYSSADAVLLAQKNPDKQVVFFAIGFETTTPPTAVAIKQAAALGLKNFSVLCCHVLTPSAISSILESPEVRQWGTVPLDGFIGPAHVSTIIGSRPYEFFAEEYRKPVVIAGFEPLDVMQAIKMLIRQVNEGRAEVENEFSRAVDRDGNKKAQQLVADVFEMRKHFEWRGLNVLPYSALRIRSQFAEFDAEKRFPLGYASVPDHKACECGAILRGVKRPQDCKIFGTVCTPENPVGSCMVSSEGACAAHYTYGRYKDV from the coding sequence ATGAAATACATCGACGAATTCCGCGATGGCGAGGTCGCCAAAGGGCTGGCCGAGGCCATTCGCCGCGAAGCCAACCCGGCGCGCAACTACCATTTCATGGAGTTCTGCGGCGGCCACACCCATGCCATTTCGCGTTACGGCGTATCCGACTTGTTGCCGGCCAACGTCAAGATGATCCACGGTCCGGGTTGCCCGGTCTGCGTGCTGCCGATCGGTCGCGTCGATCAGGCGATCCGGCTGGCCGTCGAGCAGGGCGTGATGCTGTGCACTTATGGCGACTGCCTGCGCGTGCCGGCCTCCGACGGCCTGTCGCTGATGAAGGCCAAGGCGCGCGGCGGCGACATCCGCATGGTGTATTCGAGCGCCGATGCGGTGCTGCTGGCGCAAAAAAATCCGGACAAGCAGGTGGTGTTCTTCGCCATCGGCTTCGAAACGACGACGCCGCCGACTGCGGTGGCGATTAAGCAGGCGGCGGCACTCGGCCTCAAGAATTTTTCCGTACTGTGTTGCCACGTACTGACGCCATCGGCCATTTCGAGCATTCTCGAATCGCCGGAAGTTCGTCAGTGGGGCACCGTGCCGCTCGACGGTTTTATCGGCCCGGCCCACGTTTCGACCATTATCGGCAGTCGACCGTACGAATTTTTCGCCGAGGAATACCGCAAGCCGGTGGTCATTGCCGGCTTCGAGCCGCTGGACGTGATGCAGGCGATCAAGATGCTGATCCGTCAGGTCAATGAAGGTCGGGCCGAAGTTGAAAACGAGTTCTCGCGGGCCGTCGACCGCGACGGCAACAAGAAAGCCCAGCAACTGGTCGCCGATGTCTTCGAGATGCGCAAGCACTTCGAATGGCGTGGTCTGAACGTGCTGCCGTATTCAGCCTTGCGCATTCGCAGCCAGTTCGCCGAATTTGATGCCGAAAAACGCTTTCCGCTCGGCTATGCCTCGGTGCCCGATCACAAGGCCTGCGAGTGCGGCGCCATCCTGCGCGGCGTCAAGCGGCCGCAGGACTGCAAGATTTTCGGCACGGTGTGCACGCCGGAAAATCCGGTCGGCTCGTGCATGGTTTCCTCCGAAGGCGCTTGCGCCGCCCACTACACCTATGGACGCTACAAGGATGTCTGA
- a CDS encoding hydrogenase expression/formation protein — protein sequence MNPSTMRPFPISVVAMGPGSQGDEAPDYLPMPKGMETFSAPSLPYDAPPDIVVRAERLLRFFVDGAAEVGFAGGAKLDLLGLDAPVREVINQSMGFGEVSAFTAAPEHWRVQETAFAGLWRVLKVADDGAMLVDRLETGVVPAVLIDAMLATTTDDLPAPDYPAGTMNAPALVEELRLQAAAWQPGSAAHIINLTLLPVSDADLDTLYNWLGHREVSILSRGYGNCRITSTRLKNVWWVQYFNSMDTLILNSIEVIGMPEVALASDEDFSDSIERLREYLAMMADPL from the coding sequence ATGAACCCGTCCACGATGCGTCCTTTCCCTATTTCGGTCGTTGCCATGGGCCCTGGCTCGCAAGGCGACGAAGCGCCGGATTACCTGCCGATGCCGAAAGGCATGGAAACATTTTCAGCCCCCAGCCTGCCCTACGATGCGCCGCCCGACATCGTTGTCCGGGCCGAACGCCTGCTCCGTTTTTTCGTCGATGGAGCCGCCGAAGTCGGCTTTGCCGGCGGCGCCAAGCTCGATTTGCTCGGTCTGGATGCACCGGTGCGTGAAGTCATCAACCAGTCGATGGGCTTTGGCGAAGTCAGCGCCTTTACCGCGGCGCCGGAACACTGGCGTGTCCAGGAAACGGCCTTCGCCGGGCTGTGGCGCGTCCTGAAAGTGGCCGATGATGGTGCAATGCTGGTCGACCGCCTGGAAACCGGTGTCGTGCCGGCCGTTCTGATCGATGCCATGCTGGCCACGACGACGGATGATCTGCCGGCCCCGGACTATCCGGCCGGCACGATGAATGCACCGGCTCTGGTCGAGGAGCTGCGCCTGCAGGCTGCCGCCTGGCAGCCGGGGAGCGCGGCGCACATCATCAACCTGACGCTGCTGCCGGTCAGCGATGCCGATCTCGACACCCTGTACAACTGGCTGGGGCATCGTGAGGTTTCCATCCTGTCGCGCGGTTACGGCAATTGCCGGATTACCAGCACGCGGCTGAAAAATGTCTGGTGGGTCCAGTATTTCAACAGCATGGATACGCTGATCCTCAACTCGATCGAAGTGATCGGCATGCCTGAAGTGGCGCTGGCTTCTGACGAGGATTTCAGCGATTCGATCGAGCGCTTGCGCGAATATCTGGCCATGATGGCCGACCCGCTTTAA
- the hypB gene encoding hydrogenase nickel incorporation protein HypB: protein MCTVCGCAAGETRMEGDGHEHTHVHADGTVHSHGHEHHHDHAHEHGAEPAGTHSHSHVHADGSTHVHEHVHAGEHAHDHGHEHSHHHHEHPVSGDLDYGTGPARAHVPGLSQSRMVQIEQDILSKNNTYATANRSWFDERGIFALNLVSSPGSGKTTLLVKSIELLKNSVTISVVEGDQQTSNDAERIRATGVAALQINTGKGCHLDGHMVGHAVQRMKPADESLFLIENVGNLVCPAAFDLGEHHKVAILSVTEGEDKPLKYPDMFRAADVMLLNKCDLLPHLDFDADLAEANARRVNPALVIFRVSAKSGEGMAAWLDWIRAGLTAQRGKRSASVDALKARVAELERQLAAR, encoded by the coding sequence ATGTGCACAGTTTGCGGATGCGCGGCGGGCGAGACCCGCATGGAAGGCGATGGTCACGAACATACCCATGTTCATGCCGACGGCACGGTTCACAGCCATGGTCACGAGCATCATCATGATCACGCCCACGAGCACGGGGCTGAACCGGCCGGGACGCACAGTCACAGCCATGTCCACGCCGATGGCAGCACGCATGTTCATGAACACGTGCATGCCGGCGAGCACGCGCACGATCATGGCCATGAACACAGCCATCATCACCACGAACACCCGGTGTCCGGCGATCTCGATTACGGCACCGGCCCGGCCCGTGCCCACGTGCCGGGGTTGAGCCAGTCGCGCATGGTGCAGATCGAGCAGGACATCCTGTCGAAGAACAATACCTACGCGACGGCCAATCGCAGCTGGTTCGATGAGCGCGGTATTTTTGCGCTCAATCTCGTCTCCAGCCCCGGTTCCGGCAAGACGACCTTGCTCGTCAAGAGCATCGAATTGCTCAAGAACAGCGTGACGATCAGCGTCGTCGAAGGCGACCAGCAAACCTCGAACGATGCCGAGCGGATTCGCGCCACCGGCGTCGCGGCGCTGCAGATCAACACCGGCAAGGGCTGTCATCTCGATGGTCACATGGTGGGCCACGCCGTGCAGCGGATGAAGCCGGCCGATGAATCGCTGTTCCTGATCGAAAACGTCGGCAATCTGGTCTGCCCGGCAGCTTTCGATCTCGGCGAACACCACAAGGTGGCGATTCTTTCGGTGACCGAAGGCGAGGACAAACCGCTGAAATACCCGGACATGTTCCGCGCCGCCGATGTGATGTTGCTCAACAAGTGCGATCTGTTGCCGCACCTCGATTTCGATGCCGATCTGGCTGAGGCCAATGCCCGCCGGGTCAACCCCGCGCTGGTCATCTTCCGCGTTTCGGCCAAGAGCGGCGAGGGCATGGCCGCCTGGCTGGACTGGATTCGGGCCGGGCTGACCGCCCAGCGCGGCAAGCGGAGCGCCAGCGTGGATGCGCTGAAGGCGCGGGTCGCCGAGTTGGAGCGCCAGTTGGCGGCGCGCTGA
- the hybE gene encoding [NiFe]-hydrogenase assembly chaperone HybE produces MKVRATDPSSELVEVFSEIARTRMAGLPICNARLEVEALGFRQTASGHWAGAMVTPWAINLLCLPGQAEGWPQLAACSKYDWQFPSGNYEFTVAQEDRLGNYHLCSLFSPALEFESHEAARLTALAAAQALFSGPIAVPTEGAAPAPTRRAFLGLRG; encoded by the coding sequence ATGAAAGTCCGGGCGACCGACCCGTCGTCCGAGCTGGTCGAGGTATTCAGCGAAATTGCCCGGACGCGCATGGCCGGCTTGCCGATCTGCAATGCCCGGCTGGAAGTCGAGGCGCTCGGCTTCCGGCAGACGGCTTCCGGGCATTGGGCCGGCGCCATGGTGACGCCCTGGGCGATCAATCTGCTGTGCCTGCCCGGTCAGGCCGAAGGCTGGCCCCAGTTGGCGGCATGCAGCAAGTATGATTGGCAGTTTCCATCCGGCAATTACGAATTCACCGTGGCGCAGGAAGATCGTCTGGGTAACTACCACCTCTGTTCACTGTTTTCGCCGGCCCTCGAATTCGAGAGCCACGAAGCCGCGCGCCTGACGGCGCTGGCTGCGGCCCAGGCCCTGTTTTCCGGGCCGATCGCTGTACCGACGGAGGGTGCGGCACCGGCCCCGACACGGCGCGCTTTTCTGGGATTGCGCGGGTGA
- a CDS encoding rubredoxin, whose translation MSIMRFEGSFLGVKPEDKLECGICWWVYDPSEGDDVRGIPPGTPFAALPDDWCCPGCDAPPHKFMVLGE comes from the coding sequence ATGTCGATCATGCGATTCGAAGGTTCATTTCTCGGCGTCAAGCCGGAAGACAAGCTGGAGTGCGGCATTTGCTGGTGGGTGTACGACCCGTCCGAAGGTGACGACGTGCGTGGCATTCCCCCCGGCACGCCGTTCGCCGCTTTGCCGGATGATTGGTGTTGCCCCGGCTGCGATGCGCCGCCGCACAAATTCATGGTGCTCGGCGAATGA
- the cybH gene encoding Ni/Fe-hydrogenase, b-type cytochrome subunit: MLSQQDMLEAERHGKQVRSIYVYEAPVRLWHWLNALAMVVLAVTGYFIGTPLPTQPGEAATHFLMGYIRFAHFAAAYIFAIGLAARIYWAFVGNHHARQIFMLPLSNKHWWSEVFFELRWYLFLEKTPKKYVGHNPMAQLMMFFFFTVLAVGMVFTGFALYGEGAGLGSWSDRVFGWVLPMLGGSMQVHNLHRLGMWIMMSFAVIHIYAAIREDIMSRQSLISTMISGWRMFKD; this comes from the coding sequence ATGCTCTCTCAACAGGACATGCTCGAGGCCGAACGGCACGGTAAACAAGTCCGTTCGATCTATGTCTACGAAGCGCCGGTCCGCCTGTGGCACTGGCTCAATGCGCTGGCCATGGTGGTGCTGGCGGTGACCGGCTATTTCATCGGCACGCCGTTGCCAACCCAGCCAGGCGAGGCGGCGACCCATTTTCTGATGGGTTACATCCGCTTTGCCCATTTTGCGGCCGCCTATATTTTTGCCATCGGGCTGGCGGCGCGCATTTACTGGGCCTTCGTCGGCAATCACCATGCCCGGCAGATTTTCATGCTGCCGCTCAGTAACAAGCATTGGTGGAGTGAAGTGTTCTTCGAATTGCGCTGGTATCTTTTCCTCGAAAAGACGCCGAAAAAATATGTCGGTCACAATCCGATGGCGCAGTTGATGATGTTCTTCTTTTTCACCGTACTGGCCGTTGGCATGGTGTTCACCGGTTTTGCGTTGTATGGCGAAGGCGCCGGCCTGGGCAGCTGGAGTGACCGTGTCTTCGGCTGGGTATTGCCGATGCTCGGCGGTTCGATGCAGGTGCATAACCTGCACCGTCTGGGGATGTGGATCATGATGAGTTTTGCCGTCATCCACATCTACGCCGCGATCCGCGAAGACATCATGAGCCGCCAGAGTCTGATTTCGACGATGATTTCCGGCTGGCGGATGTTCAAGGACTGA
- the hypA gene encoding hydrogenase maturation nickel metallochaperone HypA produces the protein MHEMSLAEGVLQLVEDTARREGAKRVTTVVLEIGRMSSVEPEALKFCFEAVTHGSLAEGAALEIVSVPGAGWCMVCAATVPMEELFGACPTCGSHQVQPTSGTEMRVKEIEID, from the coding sequence ATGCATGAAATGTCGCTGGCCGAAGGTGTGTTGCAACTGGTCGAAGATACCGCCCGGCGCGAAGGTGCCAAGCGGGTCACGACCGTCGTGCTGGAAATTGGCCGGATGTCCTCGGTCGAGCCGGAGGCCTTGAAATTCTGTTTTGAAGCGGTGACGCACGGCAGCCTGGCTGAAGGTGCGGCGCTGGAAATCGTCAGCGTACCGGGGGCGGGGTGGTGCATGGTCTGTGCCGCGACCGTGCCGATGGAAGAACTTTTCGGTGCCTGCCCGACGTGTGGCAGCCATCAGGTGCAGCCGACCAGCGGCACCGAAATGCGCGTCAAAGAAATCGAAATCGACTAG
- a CDS encoding HypC/HybG/HupF family hydrogenase formation chaperone, with protein MCLAIPAQVVELRDGDNALVDLAGVRKEISLALVENVAVGDYVIVHVGYALNKLDPDEAAKTLKLFAELGDAAFSADDPTVH; from the coding sequence ATGTGTCTGGCAATCCCCGCCCAGGTGGTTGAGTTGCGCGACGGCGACAATGCGCTGGTCGATCTGGCCGGCGTGCGCAAGGAGATTTCGCTCGCGCTGGTCGAAAACGTCGCGGTTGGTGATTACGTCATCGTGCATGTCGGCTACGCGCTGAACAAGCTTGACCCCGACGAAGCGGCCAAAACCCTCAAGCTGTTCGCCGAACTTGGCGATGCAGCTTTCTCCGCCGACGATCCGACCGTGCACTGA
- the hypE gene encoding hydrogenase expression/formation protein HypE, whose amino-acid sequence MSESSATPRKNYVRPLDIKHGQVDMAHGAGGRAMAQLIEELFARHLGNEYLAQGDDGALLPAQGEGRLVMATDSHVVSPLFFPGGDIGCLSVHGTINDVAMMGAKPLWLSAGFILEEGFKLADLARIVQSMAAAAKEAGVPVVTGDTKVVERGKGDGVFITTTGVGVVAPGQALSGRSARPGDVILISGTLGDHGMAIMAERESLGFESPIVSDTAALHGLIAAMRASGADIHVLRDPTRGGLATTLNEIARQSGVGMMLQEKALPVNPAVNAACEFLGLDPLYVANEGKLVAICAENDAEKLLTAMRAHPLGGQSAIIGTVHEDAHHFVQMTTAFGGKRIVDWLSGEQLPRIC is encoded by the coding sequence ATGTCTGAGTCTTCCGCAACGCCTCGCAAGAACTACGTTCGACCGCTCGACATCAAGCACGGCCAGGTCGACATGGCGCATGGCGCCGGCGGCCGGGCGATGGCGCAACTGATCGAAGAGTTGTTTGCCCGTCATCTTGGCAACGAATACTTGGCGCAGGGTGACGATGGAGCGTTGCTACCGGCGCAAGGCGAAGGCCGGCTGGTCATGGCGACCGATTCGCATGTTGTTTCGCCGCTGTTTTTCCCCGGTGGCGATATCGGCTGTTTGTCGGTGCATGGCACGATCAACGATGTGGCCATGATGGGCGCGAAGCCTTTGTGGTTATCGGCCGGCTTCATCCTTGAAGAAGGGTTTAAGCTCGCCGATCTGGCGCGCATCGTGCAAAGCATGGCGGCGGCGGCCAAGGAGGCTGGTGTGCCGGTGGTGACCGGCGATACGAAGGTGGTCGAGCGCGGCAAGGGGGATGGTGTGTTCATCACGACAACCGGCGTCGGGGTGGTTGCGCCGGGTCAGGCATTGTCCGGGCGCAGCGCGCGGCCCGGCGACGTCATTCTGATATCCGGCACGCTCGGTGATCACGGCATGGCGATCATGGCCGAGCGCGAAAGCCTGGGCTTCGAGTCGCCGATTGTTTCCGATACCGCCGCGCTACACGGCCTGATTGCCGCGATGCGGGCGAGCGGTGCCGATATTCATGTGCTGCGCGATCCGACCCGCGGTGGCCTGGCCACGACATTGAATGAAATCGCCCGTCAGTCGGGGGTCGGCATGATGCTGCAGGAAAAGGCTTTGCCGGTGAATCCGGCGGTCAACGCAGCCTGTGAATTTCTTGGGCTTGACCCGCTTTATGTCGCCAATGAAGGCAAATTGGTCGCGATCTGCGCTGAAAATGATGCCGAAAAGCTATTAACGGCGATGCGTGCCCATCCGCTCGGCGGCCAATCCGCGATCATTGGTACGGTGCATGAAGATGCGCACCATTTTGTCCAGATGACGACGGCTTTTGGCGGCAAGCGGATTGTGGACTGGTTGTCCGGCGAGCAGTTGCCGCGAATCTGCTAG
- the hybE gene encoding [NiFe]-hydrogenase assembly chaperone HybE: protein MTPIHAQDPALLLEEHFRQTAGQNGPLNPRLQVEAIGFSRYLGDWLGVVVTPDFVRLLLLPGGGSLWGDIPAGQRRYLELAGGTHTFFAEESAAIGPYQWAALVDSAAALPDMTSARLLALDGLRLATGRLPEQLPVAPAEAAPEVTRRGFFRRLAGKRP, encoded by the coding sequence ATGACCCCGATTCACGCGCAGGATCCCGCGCTTTTGCTGGAAGAGCATTTTCGGCAGACGGCCGGACAAAACGGGCCGCTCAATCCGCGCCTTCAAGTCGAAGCCATCGGCTTTTCGCGGTATCTGGGCGACTGGCTGGGGGTTGTCGTGACGCCCGATTTTGTCCGCCTGCTGCTTTTGCCAGGCGGCGGTTCCCTGTGGGGCGACATTCCGGCCGGTCAGCGGCGTTATCTCGAACTGGCCGGCGGCACCCACACCTTTTTTGCCGAGGAATCAGCGGCGATCGGCCCATATCAATGGGCCGCGCTGGTCGATTCCGCGGCTGCGCTGCCCGACATGACGAGCGCCCGCCTGCTGGCGCTGGACGGGCTGCGTCTGGCTACCGGGCGGCTGCCCGAGCAGTTGCCGGTGGCGCCTGCCGAAGCCGCTCCCGAAGTGACGCGGCGCGGGTTTTTCCGGCGCCTGGCTGGCAAGCGCCCATGA